One genomic segment of Rhizorhabdus phycosphaerae includes these proteins:
- a CDS encoding GNAT family N-acetyltransferase, which translates to MVDPVTARTAEGVASIAAADWDACAGPDNPFLSHAFLSALEESGSATARAGWQPLPILIDGEDGKPAAILPAYAKSHSQGEYVFDHAWADAWQRAGGDYYPKLQIAVPFSPVPGPRLLLRDPALAPALIAAAEAVVEQNGLSSCHATFVAPEQVPLFEAAGWLIRTDRQFHWRNRGYRTFDDFLGALASRKRKAIRKERAAAVEGLEVVHLSGAEIQEAHWDAFWRFYQDTGARKWGRPYLTRRFFSLLGERIADKVLLVMALRDGLPIAGALNLIGADTLYGRYWGCTEEVPFLHFELCYYQAIDAALARGLSTVEAGAQGEHKLARGYEPVPTYSAHFIPHTGFRRAVADYLERERQAVAQDIEMLGSFAPFRKSDA; encoded by the coding sequence ATGGTAGACCCCGTCACCGCCCGCACGGCGGAGGGGGTTGCAAGCATCGCCGCGGCCGATTGGGACGCGTGCGCGGGACCGGACAATCCGTTTCTCTCACATGCCTTCCTGTCCGCGCTCGAAGAATCGGGAAGCGCCACGGCACGGGCCGGGTGGCAACCGCTGCCGATCCTGATCGACGGCGAGGACGGCAAGCCGGCGGCGATCCTGCCCGCTTACGCCAAGAGCCACAGCCAGGGCGAATATGTGTTCGACCATGCCTGGGCGGACGCGTGGCAGCGTGCGGGCGGCGACTATTATCCCAAGCTGCAGATCGCCGTTCCGTTCAGTCCCGTGCCCGGCCCCCGCCTGCTTCTGCGCGATCCGGCGCTCGCCCCCGCTCTGATCGCCGCCGCCGAAGCGGTGGTCGAGCAAAATGGGCTTTCATCCTGCCATGCGACCTTCGTCGCGCCCGAACAGGTGCCGCTGTTCGAAGCGGCTGGTTGGCTGATCCGCACCGACCGACAGTTCCACTGGCGCAATCGCGGCTATCGCACGTTCGACGACTTCCTCGGCGCGCTGGCCTCGCGCAAGCGCAAGGCGATCCGCAAAGAGCGCGCCGCCGCCGTCGAGGGACTGGAGGTCGTCCACCTGTCCGGTGCGGAGATACAGGAGGCGCATTGGGACGCCTTCTGGCGCTTCTACCAGGACACCGGGGCCCGGAAATGGGGCCGCCCCTATCTGACGCGGCGGTTCTTCTCGCTGCTGGGCGAGCGCATCGCGGACAAGGTGCTGCTGGTCATGGCGCTGCGCGACGGCCTCCCGATCGCGGGCGCCCTCAACCTGATCGGCGCGGACACGCTCTACGGTCGCTATTGGGGCTGCACGGAGGAGGTGCCCTTCCTCCATTTCGAGCTCTGCTATTATCAGGCGATCGACGCGGCGCTGGCACGCGGGCTGTCGACCGTTGAGGCCGGCGCCCAGGGCGAGCACAAGCTGGCGCGGGGCTATGAACCGGTGCCGACCTATTCGGCGCATTTCATCCCGCATACCGGCTTCCGCCGCGCGGTCGCCGATTATCTCGAACGCGAACGCCAGGCCGTGGCGCAGGATATCGAGATGCTCGGAAGCTTCGCCCCTTTCAGGAAGAGCGACGCCTGA
- a CDS encoding sel1 repeat family protein: MVHSLKTQQFLTEARLRDAMAGDIDACFQLGVAYSAGADGFPLDLVAAHKWFNIAALGGNPRAAECRHEIAEEMTAREIQEAQRQARAMLGFGNRLAA, from the coding sequence ATGGTTCACAGTCTCAAGACGCAACAATTTCTGACGGAAGCGCGGCTGCGCGACGCGATGGCGGGCGATATTGACGCCTGCTTCCAGCTCGGCGTCGCCTATTCGGCCGGTGCGGACGGTTTTCCGCTCGACCTGGTCGCCGCGCATAAATGGTTCAACATCGCAGCGCTCGGCGGAAACCCGCGCGCGGCCGAATGCCGCCACGAGATCGCCGAGGAAATGACCGCGCGCGAAATCCAGGAAGCGCAGCGGCAGGCGCGGGCGATGCTGGGGTTCGGCAATCGGCTGGCGGCCTGA
- the panC gene encoding pantoate--beta-alanine ligase, producing MHIVRNIADLRSAVANLRISGAPVALVPTMGALHAGHIALVDAARGRGCQVVVSIFVNPTQFGPNEDLDAYPRREAADVALLEAAGTALLWAPDVATMYPKGFATSISVGGVSERWDGAARPGHFTGVATVVTKLFQQVKPDSAFFGEKDFQQLAVIRRFVADLDMDIEIVGVPTQREDDGLALSSRNAYLSEEERVTARTLPRALGEAKSAIERGDDVTGALAAAVARLREVGFDPIDYVALVDAATLEPVERLEGPARLIAAAKLGRTRLIDNLPVGG from the coding sequence GTGCACATCGTTCGGAACATAGCCGATCTCCGCTCGGCGGTCGCAAATTTGAGGATAAGTGGTGCGCCGGTCGCGCTGGTCCCGACAATGGGCGCCCTGCATGCCGGACATATCGCGCTGGTCGACGCGGCGCGTGGGCGGGGCTGTCAGGTCGTGGTCTCGATCTTCGTCAATCCCACGCAGTTCGGACCGAACGAGGATCTCGACGCCTATCCGCGGCGCGAGGCGGCCGACGTCGCCCTGCTCGAAGCCGCTGGCACCGCGCTGCTCTGGGCGCCCGACGTGGCGACGATGTACCCGAAGGGCTTCGCGACCAGCATCTCCGTCGGCGGGGTCAGCGAGCGGTGGGACGGCGCCGCGCGCCCGGGCCATTTCACCGGTGTGGCGACGGTGGTCACCAAGCTGTTCCAGCAGGTGAAGCCGGACAGCGCCTTCTTCGGCGAGAAGGACTTCCAGCAGCTTGCCGTGATCCGCCGCTTCGTCGCCGACCTCGACATGGACATAGAGATTGTCGGCGTGCCCACCCAGCGCGAGGACGATGGGCTCGCCCTTTCGTCGCGCAACGCCTATCTCAGCGAGGAGGAGCGGGTGACCGCCCGCACGCTCCCCCGCGCCCTGGGCGAAGCCAAGAGTGCGATCGAGCGGGGCGACGATGTCACGGGTGCGCTGGCAGCCGCCGTCGCCCGGCTGCGCGAGGTTGGATTCGACCCGATCGATTATGTGGCTCTCGTCGATGCGGCGACGCTCGAACCGGTCGAGCGGCTGGAAGGCCCGGCTCGCCTGATCGCGGCGGCGAAGCTGGGGCGCACACGCCTGATCGACAACCTTCCCGTCGGCGGCTGA
- a CDS encoding division plane positioning ATPase MipZ, translating to MSNAHIITFANEKGGSGKSTTSVHVAVALAAAGRKVAAIDLDTRQRTLARYLENRQATANRIGQALPTPTFETFDSARGHVLDDLINGFAADHDIVVIDTPGRDDEHARASIIRADTLVTPINDSFVDLDLIGQVDPETFKIRRPSFYAELVWEARKMRGRIDGGTVDWVLLRNRLQHLEARNMRRVADAMQELAKRVGFRVIPGLSERVIYRELFPKGLTLLDMKAIGSDAGIGHVAARQELREMVAGLALSQWPQHQAAAG from the coding sequence TTGTCGAACGCCCACATCATCACTTTCGCCAACGAGAAGGGCGGATCCGGGAAATCCACCACCTCGGTCCATGTCGCGGTGGCGCTGGCCGCAGCGGGCCGGAAGGTCGCCGCGATCGACCTGGACACGCGCCAGCGGACGCTCGCCCGCTATCTGGAAAATCGCCAGGCCACCGCGAACCGCATCGGGCAGGCGCTTCCGACCCCGACCTTCGAGACCTTCGACAGCGCGCGGGGCCATGTCCTCGACGACCTCATCAACGGCTTCGCAGCCGACCACGACATCGTCGTGATCGACACACCGGGCCGCGACGACGAACATGCGCGGGCCTCGATCATCCGCGCCGACACGCTGGTGACGCCGATCAACGACAGCTTCGTCGACCTCGACCTGATCGGGCAGGTCGATCCTGAAACCTTCAAGATCCGCCGCCCCAGCTTCTATGCCGAGCTGGTGTGGGAGGCACGCAAGATGCGCGGACGGATCGACGGCGGCACGGTCGACTGGGTGCTGCTGCGCAACCGTCTCCAGCATCTCGAGGCGCGCAACATGCGCCGCGTCGCCGACGCGATGCAGGAACTGGCGAAGCGGGTCGGCTTCCGCGTCATCCCGGGCCTGTCGGAACGCGTCATCTATCGCGAGCTGTTCCCCAAGGGGCTGACCCTGCTCGACATGAAGGCGATCGGCAGCGATGCCGGCATCGGCCATGTCGCGGCGCGCCAGGAACTGCGCGAGATGGTCGCGGGGCTGGCCCTGTCGCAATGGCCACAGCATCAGGCGGCGGCCGGGTGA
- a CDS encoding J domain-containing protein, producing MATASGGGRVILLLLAAAALAWWQWGRSMSRPQLMAGLSALGGAMLLVKGAWMVALPMFLPAIWLFMQPAPAVGRTPAASAMNGDEARRVLGLPDTADAEAIRAAHRRLVARVHPDQGGSAELTGRVNAARDILLAELQRR from the coding sequence ATGGCCACAGCATCAGGCGGCGGCCGGGTGATCCTGCTGCTGCTGGCGGCGGCCGCCCTGGCCTGGTGGCAATGGGGACGCTCGATGAGCCGTCCGCAGCTCATGGCGGGCCTGTCGGCGCTTGGCGGCGCGATGCTGCTGGTCAAAGGCGCTTGGATGGTCGCCCTGCCGATGTTCCTGCCGGCGATCTGGCTGTTCATGCAGCCCGCACCCGCCGTCGGCCGCACTCCGGCTGCGTCTGCCATGAACGGGGACGAGGCCCGGCGGGTTCTTGGCCTGCCCGACACCGCCGACGCGGAAGCGATCCGCGCGGCGCATCGCCGGCTGGTCGCCCGGGTCCATCCCGACCAGGGCGGGTCGGCCGAACTCACCGGCCGGGTAAATGCGGCCCGCGACATATTGCTGGCGGAACTGCAAAGGCGC